The proteins below come from a single Plasmodium sp. gorilla clade G2 genome assembly, chromosome: 13 genomic window:
- a CDS encoding fam-f protein translates to MRVFWVVLCYLHTLVERVNIKIQFISLLPNIKNYPATYFFDYSKIEWNRKLAEVSTYTDDNIVNTLGTNIKEVEHQYNRGEINIPEGVVGHGYESVREIFPELVDELVLWNYDKELKKEKELYKTTYNVLKTFEHEVNVYNNDSLRSMNTILRSLYKSISYNDIRLLRLICGNNMDLNINTNGQIMVNGKSVSDYLTNISFETNIEFVPDDIKSSINKKVTLNHGKLLHLTSELIKLQRYIKYLHLIVVRMPLVYFRSANNFLLMFQINAMLILEERLNNVLYLNYLEQLSLGRNYYTLNIDTLLFLINDMLRITKSTIDSEVHRSFVKLNKALNGDLKCLLAIFLYIFNEAMSENKKSMQTLEGETQDDINNHPILLNVNKILLDEQNNIKLLKDKFQMYVKNVFNFDINEPSIRNLQQKLYEFRKTEIMNLFYITAHQIITLKQITKYKNFMEDLKKKGQQRRSLYRRFIDRFMLPQYSGLLTFHTDEYDLFLSDFLRIREEGNIHFNLLGGNKTLRTLSKLCLFEINKLKIINKLYFELMEAIDILHDVSIEDRNEKIYSKKKIIFYLYIIKKFNDRWV, encoded by the exons ATGAGAGTTTTTTGGGTTGTACTTTGTTACTTGCATACTTTg GTCGAAAgagtaaatataaaaatacaatttATTAGTCTACTcccaaatataaaaaa TTATCCTGCTACTTACTTTTTTGATTATTCAAAGATAGAATGGAATAGAAAACTAGCTGAGGTATCTACGTACACAGATGATAATATTGTAAATACATTAGGTACTAATATTAAAGAAGTAGAACATCAATATAATAGAGGTGAAATAAATATCCCTGAAGGTGTAGTAGGGCATGGATATGAAAGTGTAAGAGAAATATTTCCTGAATTAGTTGATGAATTAGTTCTGTGGAATTATGATAAAGAactgaaaaaagaaaaggaattatataaaactacttataatgtattaaaaacATTTGAGCATGAAGTAAacgtatataataatgattcaCTTCGAAGTATGAACACAATATTAcgttcattatataaatctatatcatataatgatataaggTTATTACGATTAATCTGTGGAAACAATATGGacttaaatattaatactaATGGACAAATAATGGTTAATGGTAAATCTGTTTCAGATTATTTAACTAACATTTCTTTTGAAACTAATATAGAATTTGTTCcagatgatataaaatcaagtataaataaaaaagttacTCTAAACCATGGAAAGTTATTACATTTAACTTCTGAACTTATAAAATTacaaagatatattaaatatttacatttgaTTGTTGTTAGAATGCCTTTAGTTTATTTTCGAAGTGCTAATAACTTTTTACTTATGTTTCAAATTAATGCAATGTTAATACTTGAAGAAAGACTAAATAACGTattatatttgaattatttagAACAATTAAGTTTAGgaagaaattattatactCTTAATATTGATACCTtgctttttttaattaatgatATGCTTAGAATAACAAAATCGACTATAGATTCAGAAGTGCATAGATCTTTTGTGAAGTTAAATAAAGCTCTTAATGGTGATTTGAAATGTTTATTagctatatttttatatatatttaatgaggCAATgtcagaaaataaaaaatctaTGCAAACGTTAGAAGGAGAAACAcaagatgatataaataatcatcctattttattaaatgtgaataaaatattattagatGAACAAAACAACATTAAACTATTAAAAGACAAATTTCAAATGTatgtaaaaaatgtatttaatTTTGATATTAATGAACCTAGTATAAGAAATCTGcaacaaaaattatatgaattcaGAAAAACAGAAATTATGAatctattttatattacGGCTCATCAAATAATTACATTGAAACAAATaactaaatataaaaattttatggaagatttaaaaaaaaaaggacaaCAACGTAGATCGTTATATAGGAGATTCATTGATAGATTTATGCTTCCACAATATTCTGGACTTTTAACATTTCATACAGATGAATATGATTTATTCTTAAGTGATTTTTTGCGTATAAGAGAAGAAggaaatattcattttaatcTCTTAGGGGGAAATAAAACCTTAAGAACCTTGTCAAAATTATGTCTTTTTgaaataaacaaattaaaaattattaataaattatattttgaattaaTGGAAGCAATTGATATCTTACATGATGTCTCAATAGAAGAtcgaaatgaaaaaatttatagtaaaaaaaaaattatattttatttatatataattaaaaaattcaatGACAGATGGGTATAG
- a CDS encoding membrane associated histidine-rich protein — MQPCPYDIYNQINQVGTHWAQHLGDHLHQLAHMHHHTPHVHHIPHVHTLAHDRPCMPITAFFCRHHEHCSSHLMLSFLLLAFFLILVYKLYNEVVNSSKTVRIVNITPVNDDQKEDNSKDQSKSSEPSTKTSQIL; from the exons atgcaGCCTTGTCCATATGACatatataatcaaataaACCAAGTAGGAACCCATTGGGCTCAACATTTAGGAGATCACTTACATCAGTTAGCACATATGCATCATCATACTCCTCATGTACATCACATTCCACATGTCCATACGCTAGCTCATGATAGGCCTTGTATGCCAATAACTGCTTTCTTTTGTCGACATCATGAACATTGTAGTTCCCATTTAATGctatcctttttattattagcTTTCTTTCTAATATTagtttataaattatataatgag GTTGTTAATTCATCTAAAACCGTACGTATTGTAAATATAACACCAGTAAATGATGACCAAAAGGAAGATAATAGTAAGGACCAATCAAAATCAAGTGAACCATCTACTAAGACAAGTCAAATATTATAA
- a CDS encoding tryptophan-rich antigen, putative, whose translation MELNTYNNINSTYKLFQTPLTSALNHDKKVVEKIDKDHVVQLFYILTIMILKYVFKRVNKDIKKKKRTKKCCKALKYVNTNEVDTILKKDVNGEYANTQEMVEQKKNECDLKYTRVRILNELFKEIEHKCKDPKKEHNIKNKEKEEDEKVKVNEEHCAEEKEKNKHKCNDKEKEKHKNKDHDKDNIKDKGKDKDSDKCKDSDKSKDSDKCKDSDKYKDSDKCKNSDKYKDSDKCKNSDKYKDSDKCKDSDKCKDSDKCKDSDKDKSKDSDKDKSKDKDKDKGKDKEKDKSKEIILQEGTEEKRLIEKGVEKFQSGMKKIKEWMEGIDKTNNDIPNLLVTVNKEIEVPHGKVQEFEEGIELFEEGVKLLKGSAGLEEDGSEINEIEIVFEKPNITDEEKKKKKKQLVENWINDINKMVDTEVHKIISEIENDNDDMSHYLEENIESYEMSSQEMMLTKTKAYNNMSEVTQMNEQNFNQHSNVNTYENINTNTNVNLFNNFSTNIIPQDLLHNHSSENTNSEEDLNNSLNAYGNNDKDVNKMEGHKLNIFERKSKAWNEWKKNTEIEWASFMQLEQEKKRKFINKKIKDWEEWFPTIYNNWLAYVNNLEEDFMHDKWEFWLNWKKNDWEKLIDSEWTKQMEIKFREFMRTAESSLKQKQMKRWSVWKSNKWNGLNGWKKIDWNFEGDDMWINQYTAVQNENKLKWQELSIQEDIEWLDWVKEKESYMNNKQCMVWETWKEEKRIWFEKYINIIKKDWLDHKPWKIWKVQRNKMFQPIESSENEELYDIEHNEKLAVLFEY comes from the exons ATGGAATTGAATACCTATAACAATATTAATtctacatataaattatttcaaACTCCATTAACTAGTGCATTAAATCATGACAAAAAAGTAGTGGAGAAAATAGATAAGGACCATGTTGTCcaacttttttatatattaactattatgattttaaaatatgtatttaaacGCGTGAATAAG gatattaagaaaaagaaaaggacAAAAAAATGCTGTAAGGCACTAAAATATGTTAATACTAATGAAGTTGATACTATATTAAAGAAGGATGTAAATGGTGAATACGCAAATACTCAAGAGATGgtagaacaaaaaaaaaatgaatgcgatttaaaatatacaagGGTTAGAATTTTAAATGAATTGTTTAAAGAAATAGAACATAAATGTAAAGATCCAAAAAAAGAgcacaatataaaaaataaggagaaggaagaagatgaaaaagTTAAGGTGAATGAAGAACATTGTGCAGaagaaaaagagaaaaataaacataagtgcaatgataaagaaaaggaaaagcataaaaataaagatcaTGATAAAGACAACATTAAAGATAAAGGTAAAGATAAAGATAGCGATAAATGTAAAGATAGCGACAAATCTAAAGATAGCGACAAATGTAAAGACAgcgataaatataaagacagcgataaatgtaaaaacagcgataaatataaagacagcgataaatgtaaaaacagcgataaatataaagacaGCGACAAATGTAAAGACAGTGACAAATGTAAAGACAGTGACAAATGTAAAGACAGCGATAAAGACAAAAGTAAAGATAGCGATAAAGACAAAAGTAAAGATAAAGATAAAGACAAAGgtaaagataaagaaaaagataagtcaaaagaaataattcTACAAGAAGGTACGGAAGAAAAACGATTAATAGAAAAAGGTGTAGAAAAATTTCAATCaggaatgaaaaaaataaaagaatggATGGAAGGTATAGATAAAACTAATAATGATATTCCAAATTTATTAGTTACAGTTAATAAAGAAATTGAGGTACCTCATGGAAAAGTTCAAGAATTTGAAGAAGGAATAGAATTGTTTGAAGAAGGAGTAAAATTACTTAAAGGAAGTGCAGGATTGGAAGAAGATGGAAgtgaaataaatgaaatagaaATTGTTTTTGAAAAACCAAATATTacagatgaagaaaaaaaaaagaaaaaaaaacagctAGTAGAAAATTGgattaatgatataaataaaatggttGATACGGAAgttcataaaattatatcagAAATAGAAAACGATAATGATGACATGTCACATTActtagaagaaaatattgaaTCTTATGAAATGTCTAGTCAAGAAATGATGCTAACAAAAACTAaagcatataataatatgtcagAAGTGACACAAATGAATGAGCAAAATTTTAATCAACATTCAAATGTAAATAcctatgaaaatataaatacaaatacaaatgtaaatttatttaacaaTTTCAGTACAAATATAATTCCTCAAGATCTTTTACATAACCATTCAAGTGAAAATACAAATTCTGAAGAAGATTTAAATAATAGTTTAAATGCATATGGAAATAATGACAAAGATGTAAATAAAATGGAAGGACATAaactaaatatatttgaacgTAAAAGTAAAGCATGGAAtgaatggaaaaaaaatacagaAATAGAATGGGCATCGTTTATGCAATTGGAAcaagaaaagaaaaggaaattcataaataaaaaaattaaagattgGGAAGAATGGTTTCcaacaatatataataattggcTAGCTTATGTTAATAACTTGGAAGAAGATTTTATGCATGATAAATGGGAATTTTGGTTAAAttggaaaaaaaatgattggGAAAAGTTGATAGACTCTGAGTGGACCAAACAAATGGAAATAAAATTTAGAGAATTTATGAGAACAGCAGAAAGTAgtttaaaacaaaaacaaatgaaACGTTGGAGTGTATGGAAATCTAATAAATGGAATGGTTTAAATGGATGGAAAAAAATAGATTGGAATTTTGAAGGTGATGATATGTGGATAAATCAATATACTGCTGtacaaaatgaaaacaaaTTGAAATGGCAAGAATTATCTATACAAGAAGACATCGAATGGTTAGATTgggtaaaagaaaaagaaagttatatgaataataaacaatGCATGGTATGGGAAACAtggaaagaagaaaaaagaatatggtttgaaaaatatattaatataattaagaaGGATTGGTTAGATCATAAACCATGGAAAATTTGGAAAGtacaaagaaataaaatgttTCAACCTATCGAAAGTtcagaaaatgaagaattatatgatatagaGCATAATGAAAAGCTAGCTGTTTTGTTTGAAtattaa